The following coding sequences lie in one Arachis ipaensis cultivar K30076 chromosome B05, Araip1.1, whole genome shotgun sequence genomic window:
- the LOC107642607 gene encoding biogenesis of lysosome-related organelles complex 1 subunit 2: MDGANNGEPQNQKHDELTESLNDLFSSISTMIKSELQGTNNQLELLEKMNVRVAEEYKGYGDLASGLRVFVEQLKCKSGSFNEYVEQIDAIEKQVTEFEVVVSMLDKYVCLLESRVQSVYQTRLHPPSNN, from the exons ATGGATGGCGCAAACAATGGTGAACCACAAAATCAGAAGCATGATGAACTTACAGAGTCACTCAATGATCTCTTTAGCAGCATTAGCACAATGATCAAATCGGAGCTTCAG GGGACTAATAATCAACTTGAGTTATTAGAGAAGATGAATGTGAGGGTTGCGGAAGAGTACAAAGGTTACGGCGACTTAGCTTCAGGGTTGAGGGTTTTTGTGGAGCAGTTGAAATGCAAGAGTGGTAGCTTCAACGAATATGTTGAGCAGATTGATGCCATAGAGAAGCAAGTAACTGAATTTGAAGTTGTGGTCTCTATGCTTGACAAATATGTGTGTCTGTTGGAATCAAGAGTGCAGTCTGTGTACCAAACTAGGCTTCATCCTCCTTCTAATAATTAG
- the LOC107640009 gene encoding uncharacterized protein LOC107640009, with protein sequence MASSNTPSEISTSQEQGSTPDPIIGTQKNSNRGKTDPAWGHCKQVLDKEKTALLCIYCEKLIRGGGINRVKHHLAGKGRDIEACRKVSAVVRHQFNQNIEDLRTKKRKTQEEYAESYGACDDVEREFDEIERNEMRQQQASRIPAPSSRKGVGKQLKILQSFFPPATTPRAQPSIKSVLQSKEIVEKCDITISRWMMDASVPFNAVNSAYYQPMIDAIANMGAGYKGPNYQRVRGYLLSKLVEDVKKMIEGYRVIWKQTGCTIMADGWTDRCRRTLINFLVYCPKGSVFLKSVDASHISKTAEALFKLLRDVVLFVGLENVVHVVTDNAANYVAAGRLLELEFPRLYWSPCAAHCINLMLQDIGKFVEVTETVSQASMITKYIYNHCHPLYLMRQFTGGREILHLAPTRFATNFIALQSILAQKDVLRAMVTSREWTSSAYSKEAKAKKFVDQVLDSKFWNQCTDIVKLTEPLVHVLRIVDSEDRAAMGFIYQAIYKAREDMVKRFQKRKRVVEPYLKILDSRWDSQLKRNLHAAGYWLNPAFRFNSAEFDKHKETISGLLDVIERYAYGGANLNTKLTSEKRIFKNAEGDFGRQSAIRERSTVMPDQWWESYGCGAPNLQKLAIRVLSQTCSSSGCERYNKRNRMRKQSYDLICLDALEDHSEWIMEDSPLFLTPEEVDALRNDLANMSLQSTLDDLDELNLEDDRDDGEANNTSAENANQNETNQDVSPDLSDEERYPDFEVTP encoded by the exons ATGGCTTCATCAAATACACCATCAGAAATATCAACTTCTCAGGAACAAGGATCAACTCCTGATCCAATAATTGGAACCCAAAAAAATAGTAACAGAGGAAAAACTGATCCTGCATGGGGCCATTGTAAACAAGTTTTGGATAAAGAAAAAACTGCTCTGTTATGTATTTATTGCGAGAAGCTTATTAGGGGTGGAGGAATTAATCGGGTTAAGCATCATTTGGCTGGAAAAGGTAGAGATATTGAGGCATGTCGAAAGGTGTCAGCTGTGGTGAGACACCAATTCAATCAAAACATTGAAGATCTTCGAACCAAgaaaaggaaaactcaagaagaaTATGCAGAAAGTTATGGTGCTTGTGATGACGTTGAAAGGGAATTTGATGAGATTGAACGTAATGAGATGCGACAACAACAAGCATCAAGAATTCCAGCACCTAGCTCTAGAAAGGGTGTTGGAAAACAACTCAAGATATTACAATCCTTTTTTCCACCTGCAACAACACCTAGAGCTCAACCAAGTATTAAAAGTGTTCTCCAAAGTAAAGAAATTGTGGAGAAGTGTGATATTACTATTTCAAGATGGATGATGGATGCCTCTGTGCCATTCAATGCGGTTAATTCAGCATATTATCAGCCGATGATTGATGCTATTGCAAACATGGGTGCAGGGTATAAAGGGCCAAATTACCAAAGAGTTCGTGGATATTTGTTGAGTAAATTGGTTGAAGATGTAAAGAAGATGATTGAAGGTTATCGTGTGATTTGGAAACAAACTGGATGTACTATCATGGCTGATGGATGGACTGATCGTTGTAGGCGTACTTTAATTAATTTCTTGGTTTATTGCCCTAAAGGAAGTGTTTTCCTAAAGTCAGTTGATGCTTCTCATATCTCGAAAACTGCTGAGGCTTTGTTTAAGTTGCTTAGGGATGTTGTGTTATTTGTTGGTCTTGAGAATGTTGTACATGTAGTGACGGATAATGCTGCAAATTACGTTGCTGCTGGAAGGTTGTTGGAATTGGAGTTTCCTAGATTGTATTGGTCTCCTTGTGCGGCACATTGTATTAATCTAATGTTGCAGGATATTGGGAAGTTCGTGGAAGTGACTGAAACTGTGTCACAAGCTTCAATGATTACGAAGTATATCTATAATCACTGTCATCCGTTGTACTTGATGAGACAATTCACAGGCGGTCGAGAAATACTTCATCTAGCTCCAACTCGATTTGCCACTAATTTCATTGCTTTGCAAAGTATTTTAGCTCAAAAGGATGTATTGAGAGCTATGGTAACATCTAGAGAATGGACAAGTTCAGCTTACTCTAAAGAAGCCAAAGCTAAAAAGTTTGTGGATCAAGTCTTAGATTCTAAATTTTGGAATCAATGCACTGATATTGTTAAGCTTACGGAACCACTTGTTCATGTATTGCGTATTGTGGATAGTGAAGATAGAGCTGCAATGGGTTTCATTTATCAAGCTATATATAAGGCTAGGGAAGACATGGTGAAGAGGTTTCAAAAAAGAAAGAGGGTTGTTGAACCTTATTTGAAGATTTTAGATTCACGTTGGGATTCACAACTTAAAAGAAACCTTCATGCTGCTGGTTATTGGTTAAATCCAGCTTTTCGATTTAATTCTGCAGAATTTGACAAGCACAAAGAAACAATTTCTGGCCTACTAGATGTGATTGAGAGATATGCTTACGGTGGTGCTAATTTGAATACTAAATTGACAAGTGAGAAGAGAATCTTTAAGAATGCTGAAGGAGATTTTGGAAGACAGTCTGCAATACGTGAGCGAAGCACAGTGATGCCtg ATCAATGGTGGGAATCTTATGGATGTGGAGCACCAAACCTGCAAAAGTTAGCGATTCGTGTTTTGAGTCAAACTTGTAGTTCTTCAGGTTGTGAGC GCTACAACAAAAG GAACCGAATGAGAAAGCAAAGTTATGATCTAATTTGTCTTGATGCACTTGAGGATCATTCGGAATGGATAATGGAAGATTCACCACTATTTTTAACTCCTGAAGAAGTTGATGCTTTACGGAATGATCTTGCAAATATGTCTCTTCAATCAACTTTAGATGATTTGG ATGAATTGAATCTGGAAGATGATCGAGATGATGGTGAAGCTAATAATACTTCTGCGGAAAATGCAAATCAGAATGAAACCAATCAGGATGTATCTCCAGATTTGTCAGATGAAGAAAGATATCCAGACTTTGAAGTTACTCCTTAG
- the LOC107640010 gene encoding uncharacterized protein LOC107640010 codes for MAKTTPYESPTSYPSSQTSSSSSSSSSMAVSSCPFFLSRLIDLSLHNHLHPLKSPLPSPPIFLRRRLLTTRCLVSSGSVDGFFSSDDLVFTCKSTFDRGFTVIANMLRRIEPLDNSVISKGVSDSARDSMKQTISTMLGLLPSDQFSVTVTVSKQPLHRLLVSSIIIGYANFYLQLFSFYDFLD; via the coding sequence ATGGCCAAAACGACGCCGTATGAATCCCCCACTTCATACCCATCATCTcagacttcttcttcttcttcttcttcttcttccatggcaGTTTCATCGTGCCCTTTCTTCCTCTCTCGTCTCATAGACCTCTCACTCCACAACCATCTCCACCCTCTAAAATCTCCACTCCCTTCTCCTCCCATATTCCTCCGCCGCCGCCTTCTAACCACCCGCTGCCTCGTCTCCAGCGGTAGCGTTGACGGCTTCTTCTCCTCCGACGACCTCGTTTTCACTTGCAAGTCCACCTTCGACCGAGGCTTCACCGTCATCGCCAACATGCTCCGCCGAATCGAGCCTCTTGATAACTCTGTCATCTCCAAAGGTGTTTCTGACTCCGCCAGAGACTCCATGAAGCAAACCATTTCCACCATGCTAGGGTTACTCCCTTCCGACCAATTCTCCGTTACTGTAACCGTTTCCAAGCAACCACTTCACCGTCTTCTTGTCTCTTCAATCATCATTGGGTACGCCAATTTCTACCTCCAATTGTTTTCTTTCTATGATTTTCTTGATTAA
- the LOC107642611 gene encoding protein TIFY 10B, producing the protein MKAKNLPALNLLSQQLSYRNSHLTMEEIPTFLNSSVMKNVPVTNNENKGSQLTIFYGGQVIVFDDIEAEKVKEMMCLASKGSSSTISQSNHHKNNININNNNYGYRVARRCSFPSLPNDVVRNRSSCVAPPTSPFPFMIPATIPNNSVKDQHPQPPSRSVVSDLPLARKASLHRFLEKRKDRIAARAPYQTSSPMSWLSMVVRSPQENSETSSSVV; encoded by the exons ATGAAAGCAAAGAACCTTCCTGCTTTGAATCTACTCTCTCAACAACTTTCTTACCGTAATTCTCACCTCACCATGGAAGAAATTCCAACCTTTCTAAACTCCAG TGTGATGAAGAATGTTCCTGTGACGAATAACGAGAACAAAGGTTCACAGTTGACAATCTTCTATGGCGGTCAAGTTATAGTGTTCGATGATATTGAAGCGGAGAAAGTGAAAGAGATGATGTGTCTTGCAAGCAAAGGTTCATCATCAACGATCTCGCAATCAAACCATCACAAAAACAATATCAATATCAATAACAATAATTACGGTTACAGAGTGGCTCGGCGATGTTCATTTCCTTCGCTACCTAATGATGTGGTTCGGAATAGAAGTTCTTGTGTTGCTCCTCCAACTTCTCCGTTTCCTTTTATGATTCCTGCTACCATTCCCAACAATTCGGTTAAGGATCAGCACCCTCAACCACCTTCCAGATCCGTTGTTTCTG ATCTACCACTTGCTAGGAAAGCTTCACTACACCGATTCTTGGAGAAGAGAAAGGATAG AATTGCTGCGAGAGCACCATATCAAACAAGCAGCCCCATGTCATGGCTTTCCATGGTAGTTAGATCACCACAAGAGAATTCTGAGACTAGCTCCAGTGTAGTGTAA
- the LOC107642605 gene encoding DNA repair endonuclease UVH1 isoform X1, translating into MVQFHEHIITELLEDINGGLVVLSSGLSLSKLVSSLLLLHTHSEGTLLILSPSSATLRSRITFNLKTLNPQFTQIPSEITAELPAHHRHSLYSSGNIFFITPRILIVDLLTNKIPTSMISGIIILNAHSLSETSTEAFIIRIYRSLNRGGYVRAFSDKPHAMVSGFAKAERTMKFLHVRRLHLWPRFQVYVSQELERDPPEVVDIRVPMSRYMVGIQKAIVEVMDACLKEMRKTNKVDVEDLTVENGLFKSFDEIVRRQLDPIWHTLGKKTKQLVSDLKTLTKLLDYLVRYDAVTYLKYLDTLRVSESFRSVWLFAEASYKIFDFAKKRVYHLVRSDGTKVSEVNKSAKNKKRKVKEDNKDSEEADDGTSSSSNAGLVLEEVLEEAPKWKVLREILEEIEEERQKQGGLREELLAEGKDTDNGIVLVACKDERSCLQIEECIFKSPQKVMSEEWKKYLLSKVQLRDIVHKKKKPKDPKGFGILDGVTPIAPAQNAETSSISKQEHDALLAAASGLRGLAENDFEDPQPDFGGRGRGKGKRKVGNKKGPIINDEVQSGNREASTSYKAETSVENMVLRKHKNPDTTTANAKPLPPVQLYALESDQPILDILKPSIVIVYHPDVAFVREIEVYKAENPSKKLKVYFLFYEDSTEVQKFEASIRRENGAFESLIRQKSMMMIPVDQGGHCLGMTSSFESDLSSTQNSMTRRAGGRKEVDKEMQVIVDMREFMSSLPNVLHQKGMRIIPVTLEVGDYILSPLICVERKSIQDLFMSFTSGRLYHQVETMVRYYRIPVLLIEFSQDKSFSFQSASDIGDDVTPNNIISKLSLLALHFPRLRIIWSRSLHATAEIFAALKANQDEPDETKAMRVGVPSEEGIVENDVRAENYNTSAVEFLRRLPGVTDSNYRAIMDGCKSLAELALLPLEKLAELMGGHKAARTLREFLDAKYPTLL; encoded by the exons atggttcAATTCCACGAGCACATCATCACAGAACTTCTAGAAGATATCAATGGCGGATTGGTGGTGCTCTCCTCCGGTCTCTCGCTGTCGAAGCTGGTGTCGTCCCTTCTCCTCCTCCACACTCATTCAGAGGGAACACTCCTCATCCTCTCCCCTTCCTCCGCAACTCTTAGGTCCCGAATCACCTTCAAtctcaaaaccctaaaccctcaattCACCCAAATCCCCTCCGAGATCACCGCCGAACTCCCCGCCCACCACCGCCACTCCCTCTATTCCTCCGGCAACATCTTCTTCATCACTCCCAGGATTCTCATCGTAGATCTCCTCACCAACAAGATCCCCACATCCATGATCTCCGGAATCATCATCCTCAATGCGCATTCTCTCAGTGAAACCTCCACCGAGGCCTTTATCATCCGAATTTATCGATCACTGAACCGTGGCGGTTACGTCCGGGCTTTCTCCGATAAGCCGCACGCGATGGTGTCCGGGTTCGCGAAGGCGGAACGGACAATGAAGTTCTTGCATGTGCGGAGGCTGCACCTTTGGCCAAGGTTTCAGGTCTACGTGTCGCAGGAGCTGGAAAGGGACCCGCCGGAGGTGGTGGACATCAGGGTTCCGATGAGCAGGTACATGGTGGGGATCCAGAAGGCCATTGTGGAGGTCATGGATGCTTGCTTGAAGGAGATGAGGAAGACCAATAAGGTCGACGTGGAGGATCTGACGGTGGAGAACGGGTTGTTCAAGTCGTTTGATGAGATCGTGAGGCGCCAATTAGACCCAATTTGGCATACTCTGGGGAAGAAGACTAAGCAACTTGTTTCGGACCTTAAGACATTGACGAAATTGTTGGATTATCTTGTGAG GTATGATGCAGTAACTTACTTGAAATACTTGGATACGCTAAGGGTGTCCGAGAGTTTTCGATCTGTTTGGCTATTTGCAGAGGCAAGTTATAAGATTTTTGACTTTGCAAAGAAACGTGTTTATCATCTTGTGAGGTCGGACGGTACAAAAGTAAGTGAAGTGAACAAGAGTGCTAAAAACAAAAAGAGGAAGGTTAAGGAGGATAACAAAGACAGTGAAGAAG CAGATGATGGGACTTCTTCAAGTTCGAATGCCGGCTTAGTTTTGGAGGAAGTCTTGGAAGAAGCACCAAAATGGAAGGTCTTACGT GAGATTCTTGaggaaatagaagaagaaaggcAAAAGCAAGGCGGGTTAAGAGAGGAATTATTGGCCGAAGGTAAAGACACTGACAATGGCATTGTATTGGTGGCATGTAAGGATGAACGATCATGCCTGCAGATTGAAGAATGCATTTTCAAAAGCCCACAAAAG gtcatgagtgaagaaTGGAAAAAGTACTTGCTAAGCAAAGTACAGCTGCGTGATATAGTGCATAAGAAAAAGAAGCCAAAAGATCCCAAAGGTTTTGGGATTCTTGATGGAGTTACTCCCATAGCACCTGCTCAGAATGCGGAAACCAGCAGCATTAGTAAGCAGGAGCATGATGCACTTCTCGCAGCAGCATCAGGACTAAGAGGTCTTGCTGAAAATGACTTTGAAGATCCTCAGCCAGATTTTGGTGGACGGGGTCGTGGAAAAGGAAAGAGAAAAGTAGGGAATAAAAAGGGTCCAATCATTAATGATGAAGTACAAAGTGGTAATAGAGAGGCTTCCACTAGTTATAAAGCTGAGACATCTGTAGAAAACATGGTCCTTAGAAAGCATAAAAATCCTGATACCACAACAGCAAATGCAAAGCCATTACCACCAGTACAGCTTTATGCCTTAGAAAGTGATCAGCCTATACTGGATATATTAAAGCCCTCTATAGTCATTGTTTACCATCCAGACGTGGCCTTTGTTAGGGAAATTGAAGTTTACAAAGCTGAGAATCCCTCAAAAAAGTTGAAAGTATATTTTCTATTCTACGAAGATTCTACTGAGGTTCAGAAGTTTGAGGCGAGTATACGTAGAGAGAATGGAGCATTCGAATCTTTGATAAGACAAAAATCTATGATGATGATTCCAGTTGACCAG GGTGGACATTGTTTGGGAATGACTTCTAGTTTTGAGTCAGATTTAAGTAGTACTCAAAATTCAATGACCAGAAGAGCTGGTGGGAGAAAGGAGGTTGATAAAGAAATGCAG GTCATTGTGGACATGCGAGAGTTCATGAGCAGTCTTCCCAATGTTCTTCATCAGAAGGGAATGCGCATCATTCCAGTGACACTAGAAGTTGGTGACTACATCCTGTCACCATTAATTTGTGTGGAAAGAAAAAGTATTCAAGATCTCTTTATGAGCTTCACATCAGGTCGTCTATACCACCAGGTGGAGACAATGGTGCGATATTATAGGATTCCTGTTCTGTTGATAGAGTTTTCACAGGATAAGAGCTTTTCATTCCAG TCTGCTAGTGATATTGGTGATGATGTGACACCAAATAACATTATATCAAAGCTGTCATTGCTTGCTCTACACTTTCCACGGCTACGAATTATCTGGTCTCGAAGTTTGCATGCAACTGCTGAAATATTTGCTGCACTGAAGGCAAATCAAGATGAACCGGATGAAACAAAAGCTATGAGAGTGGGTGTCCCCTCTGAAGAAGGAATTGTGGAGAACGACGTAAG AGCTGAAAATTACAACACGTCGGCTGTGGAGTTTCTAAGAAGACTGCCAGGCGTTACAGATTCAAACTACAGGGCCATAATGGATGGATGTAAGAGCTTGGCTGAACTTGCGCTTCTTCCTTTGGAGAAGCTAGCCGAATTAATGGGTGGTCATAAAGCTGCTCGGACTCTAAGAGAATTTCTTGATGCTAAATATCCAACTCTGTTGTGA
- the LOC107642605 gene encoding DNA repair endonuclease UVH1 isoform X2 — translation MVQFHEHIITELLEDINGGLVVLSSGLSLSKLVSSLLLLHTHSEGTLLILSPSSATLRSRITFNLKTLNPQFTQIPSEITAELPAHHRHSLYSSGNIFFITPRILIVDLLTNKIPTSMISGIIILNAHSLSETSTEAFIIRIYRSLNRGGYVRAFSDKPHAMVSGFAKAERTMKFLHVRRLHLWPRFQVYVSQELERDPPEVVDIRVPMSRYMVGIQKAIVEVMDACLKEMRKTNKVDVEDLTVENGLFKSFDEIVRRQLDPIWHTLGKKTKQLVSDLKTLTKLLDYLVRYDAVTYLKYLDTLRVSESFRSVWLFAEASYKIFDFAKKRVYHLVRSDGTKVSEVNKSAKNKKRKVKEDNKDSEEDDGTSSSSNAGLVLEEVLEEAPKWKVLREILEEIEEERQKQGGLREELLAEGKDTDNGIVLVACKDERSCLQIEECIFKSPQKVMSEEWKKYLLSKVQLRDIVHKKKKPKDPKGFGILDGVTPIAPAQNAETSSISKQEHDALLAAASGLRGLAENDFEDPQPDFGGRGRGKGKRKVGNKKGPIINDEVQSGNREASTSYKAETSVENMVLRKHKNPDTTTANAKPLPPVQLYALESDQPILDILKPSIVIVYHPDVAFVREIEVYKAENPSKKLKVYFLFYEDSTEVQKFEASIRRENGAFESLIRQKSMMMIPVDQGGHCLGMTSSFESDLSSTQNSMTRRAGGRKEVDKEMQVIVDMREFMSSLPNVLHQKGMRIIPVTLEVGDYILSPLICVERKSIQDLFMSFTSGRLYHQVETMVRYYRIPVLLIEFSQDKSFSFQSASDIGDDVTPNNIISKLSLLALHFPRLRIIWSRSLHATAEIFAALKANQDEPDETKAMRVGVPSEEGIVENDVRAENYNTSAVEFLRRLPGVTDSNYRAIMDGCKSLAELALLPLEKLAELMGGHKAARTLREFLDAKYPTLL, via the exons atggttcAATTCCACGAGCACATCATCACAGAACTTCTAGAAGATATCAATGGCGGATTGGTGGTGCTCTCCTCCGGTCTCTCGCTGTCGAAGCTGGTGTCGTCCCTTCTCCTCCTCCACACTCATTCAGAGGGAACACTCCTCATCCTCTCCCCTTCCTCCGCAACTCTTAGGTCCCGAATCACCTTCAAtctcaaaaccctaaaccctcaattCACCCAAATCCCCTCCGAGATCACCGCCGAACTCCCCGCCCACCACCGCCACTCCCTCTATTCCTCCGGCAACATCTTCTTCATCACTCCCAGGATTCTCATCGTAGATCTCCTCACCAACAAGATCCCCACATCCATGATCTCCGGAATCATCATCCTCAATGCGCATTCTCTCAGTGAAACCTCCACCGAGGCCTTTATCATCCGAATTTATCGATCACTGAACCGTGGCGGTTACGTCCGGGCTTTCTCCGATAAGCCGCACGCGATGGTGTCCGGGTTCGCGAAGGCGGAACGGACAATGAAGTTCTTGCATGTGCGGAGGCTGCACCTTTGGCCAAGGTTTCAGGTCTACGTGTCGCAGGAGCTGGAAAGGGACCCGCCGGAGGTGGTGGACATCAGGGTTCCGATGAGCAGGTACATGGTGGGGATCCAGAAGGCCATTGTGGAGGTCATGGATGCTTGCTTGAAGGAGATGAGGAAGACCAATAAGGTCGACGTGGAGGATCTGACGGTGGAGAACGGGTTGTTCAAGTCGTTTGATGAGATCGTGAGGCGCCAATTAGACCCAATTTGGCATACTCTGGGGAAGAAGACTAAGCAACTTGTTTCGGACCTTAAGACATTGACGAAATTGTTGGATTATCTTGTGAG GTATGATGCAGTAACTTACTTGAAATACTTGGATACGCTAAGGGTGTCCGAGAGTTTTCGATCTGTTTGGCTATTTGCAGAGGCAAGTTATAAGATTTTTGACTTTGCAAAGAAACGTGTTTATCATCTTGTGAGGTCGGACGGTACAAAAGTAAGTGAAGTGAACAAGAGTGCTAAAAACAAAAAGAGGAAGGTTAAGGAGGATAACAAAGACAGTGAAGAAG ATGATGGGACTTCTTCAAGTTCGAATGCCGGCTTAGTTTTGGAGGAAGTCTTGGAAGAAGCACCAAAATGGAAGGTCTTACGT GAGATTCTTGaggaaatagaagaagaaaggcAAAAGCAAGGCGGGTTAAGAGAGGAATTATTGGCCGAAGGTAAAGACACTGACAATGGCATTGTATTGGTGGCATGTAAGGATGAACGATCATGCCTGCAGATTGAAGAATGCATTTTCAAAAGCCCACAAAAG gtcatgagtgaagaaTGGAAAAAGTACTTGCTAAGCAAAGTACAGCTGCGTGATATAGTGCATAAGAAAAAGAAGCCAAAAGATCCCAAAGGTTTTGGGATTCTTGATGGAGTTACTCCCATAGCACCTGCTCAGAATGCGGAAACCAGCAGCATTAGTAAGCAGGAGCATGATGCACTTCTCGCAGCAGCATCAGGACTAAGAGGTCTTGCTGAAAATGACTTTGAAGATCCTCAGCCAGATTTTGGTGGACGGGGTCGTGGAAAAGGAAAGAGAAAAGTAGGGAATAAAAAGGGTCCAATCATTAATGATGAAGTACAAAGTGGTAATAGAGAGGCTTCCACTAGTTATAAAGCTGAGACATCTGTAGAAAACATGGTCCTTAGAAAGCATAAAAATCCTGATACCACAACAGCAAATGCAAAGCCATTACCACCAGTACAGCTTTATGCCTTAGAAAGTGATCAGCCTATACTGGATATATTAAAGCCCTCTATAGTCATTGTTTACCATCCAGACGTGGCCTTTGTTAGGGAAATTGAAGTTTACAAAGCTGAGAATCCCTCAAAAAAGTTGAAAGTATATTTTCTATTCTACGAAGATTCTACTGAGGTTCAGAAGTTTGAGGCGAGTATACGTAGAGAGAATGGAGCATTCGAATCTTTGATAAGACAAAAATCTATGATGATGATTCCAGTTGACCAG GGTGGACATTGTTTGGGAATGACTTCTAGTTTTGAGTCAGATTTAAGTAGTACTCAAAATTCAATGACCAGAAGAGCTGGTGGGAGAAAGGAGGTTGATAAAGAAATGCAG GTCATTGTGGACATGCGAGAGTTCATGAGCAGTCTTCCCAATGTTCTTCATCAGAAGGGAATGCGCATCATTCCAGTGACACTAGAAGTTGGTGACTACATCCTGTCACCATTAATTTGTGTGGAAAGAAAAAGTATTCAAGATCTCTTTATGAGCTTCACATCAGGTCGTCTATACCACCAGGTGGAGACAATGGTGCGATATTATAGGATTCCTGTTCTGTTGATAGAGTTTTCACAGGATAAGAGCTTTTCATTCCAG TCTGCTAGTGATATTGGTGATGATGTGACACCAAATAACATTATATCAAAGCTGTCATTGCTTGCTCTACACTTTCCACGGCTACGAATTATCTGGTCTCGAAGTTTGCATGCAACTGCTGAAATATTTGCTGCACTGAAGGCAAATCAAGATGAACCGGATGAAACAAAAGCTATGAGAGTGGGTGTCCCCTCTGAAGAAGGAATTGTGGAGAACGACGTAAG AGCTGAAAATTACAACACGTCGGCTGTGGAGTTTCTAAGAAGACTGCCAGGCGTTACAGATTCAAACTACAGGGCCATAATGGATGGATGTAAGAGCTTGGCTGAACTTGCGCTTCTTCCTTTGGAGAAGCTAGCCGAATTAATGGGTGGTCATAAAGCTGCTCGGACTCTAAGAGAATTTCTTGATGCTAAATATCCAACTCTGTTGTGA